A region of the Mycteria americana isolate JAX WOST 10 ecotype Jacksonville Zoo and Gardens chromosome 24, USCA_MyAme_1.0, whole genome shotgun sequence genome:
TCCACCGGAGTCGCGCATCCGCATGCACGCCGATCCCCGCATCTGTGTCCTCGCCTCAGTGACGAGGGAGAGcttcccctgtccccacaccccccttCAGAGACCCCCCCTGCCCACGGCCGAGAAATGGAAGGATAATATTCCTTgtggagacagagaaaaaataagGCTCCCTCCATCCATCTACACCTTCTCGTACCCGGCACGTGAGATCCAGCGCGCTGCCAGGCCATGGCACTCGCACGGGGGTGAGCTGTTTTACAGACCGGTCTGTCCCCAACAGACCTTCCCCGCAGTCCTCGGCGCTGCGCAGGCTTCCTGGGCACCGGGGGGGTCGGTGGCTTGGCTCAGAGTCATGCTGCGGGCAATTAAAGCTGTTAGAACTATTTGGatattttactttccctttttatAGCTGAGTAAATCAATCTGATGCTCATAAGACTGATGCTCATAATAGCACTAACTAGAGCCACTCACCAGCCAAGCTTTTGCTGCGCAGCCTTTCCAGCTGTCTTCTACGCTTGCTGTATCCTCAGATGCTGCAGTTTTCACGCCAGAGCTGCATCGCTTCTGCACCGCATCCATGTTCTGCAGCCTCACGGCTCACCTTACCGCAATCTGGTGTCAATTGCTTTGCCATTTCATTACACGAAATAGATTCGGTAGTACCAAAATGCTAAAAGAGCAGCTGCCTCGAGATTGCAGCTTCAATATCATGAATATTTCCTTACAATagagcattttcagaaataacacCATTCATTTCCCCCTCTGGCTGTTTGGCAGGATGTGTTCCCACTATTAAAGGGGACGGACAGTCCTATTACAACACTTCTTACCAAGCACAGTTTAAGGGTGAATGGAGTCCACCTGCAAAGCCGAGTGAAAAGGTAACAGCATGATTTTGGGGAGGACCAAGACAAAGTTAAAGGGCAGCACGTTCCCATGTTGAATTCTGTCCTGGAAGGGGTGGGATCTGTGCAAGTGAAAACCAGATggatggaaagagagagggaggaaacaaAGGGATTATGCTTTAAGTGGCTGTTCTGTAGCTCTCTTGGCTTCCCTTCAGCACATGTCTCCTATTAAATTTGGGGATCCCAGAAGCAGTGGATCTACGAGCGAGCAGAAACATGCCTACAGTGCTCCAGACAAGAGGACACACAGGTATCAGCAGGAGAACCTGATGGGCATCCTCAGGAACTGCTCTTTCTGATGAACATGGCTAGTTAAGCGGCTCATATCTGGTATCTGGCAGAGTCTATGACAAGGAATGTGCTGCCTCCCAGATCCACCGCACGAACCTGCAGCTGGGGGATGGTTGCACCAGATTCTCCACCTTGATGTCAGAGCTCTTCCCAGTACACAATCTAGGTAGGGTAAGTCCGTGACAAGGGGCAACGTGTACAGACCGCTACTGGGGTTTATAACAAGCTGAACAGTAGGTTTTATCACTTGGTTTTAATGACATAATTATAGATAAAGATCTAATGCCTTcatataatatgtatataattttatatttttgatTTTTTATCGTTTTTATGTACTCAGCATCAGTGTCGTCACTGTGAGGCTCAGTTTCATCCTCACTCCGCTTCCCTGGCAGGTTAAATAGCTGTATTCATTCCTGTGCTCTATTGCATGAGGAGAAGCTGCTGTAGCTATAAATTGTTCAGAGACCGGAGTGCTCTGACATCCTTCACTCTTGCTTTTGCCAGAGCCTGTAACTACTGCCCGTCCAAACAAATACGCCTCATCCATCCCCAGAGGTGATGAAGACCCTGAGAGAAATCAAGCGTTGGCAAGAACTACTACTACACAGCTCTCCTACCCAGAGGTCTGTTCCCAGCTTTGCTCTGCGGGTGTTTCTCTGGTGGAGACCTTCTCTTCTTTTATGTACACTACTCTGGCACCTAAAGCCGATGCTGTtgtcccttctcccctcccctctctgggCTGTGCAGGGTGTAACGTGCGATAGGACGCCTTTCCCAGCTACAGCCTCTTTCTGTTAAAGCAGCTCTTGTGTTCTCCAGACTGACAGGTGGAACCTCGCACCGAAGCCTGACTTGCTACTGCAGAAGCATCGAAGCAACGTCTGCTTGGGAGATGAGCGTTCAGGCTCCCGTTTCTTCAGCACAACGCAGCAGGCAGACTATCAGCCACCCTGCCAGAGCCAGAGGGTGACGGCAGACAGCAAGAGCCACCGCGAGAGCCACATCCCCTTCAACTACCACAGTAAGGCCACGTTGCTCAGACTGTCGTGGTGCCAGATGAAGCCTGCTGAGGTTCTCCTAGCTCTGTGCAAGGGACAGCGATGCCTGGTGCTCTGGGAAAGGAGGCAGCCCAGACATCTTGTGTTGGAGATGGCAGGAAGGCACTGGTGCAGCATCATGTCTTTAGTAAAATGAGATTCCTACCCCAAAACCAGGCAGGACAGCCATGCTCAGCCccatgcctgctgctgctgctggttctcACAGCGACTGCTAATCTCAGGCACTTTCACCTCCCCAAGTGACATCTCACTTATCAGCCACTTTGATGCCTGTGCCAGCCATAGGCATTCACCACCATCGTATAGCAATGTTTTGCATGTTCAGGTGACGTGAATGATTTCTGGGACATGAACCACGGGCTTGGTCTTTCTCTCTTGCTATGTTTGTTTTTAGAAgttgctttgcatttgtatttgggaggaaggagaggattTTGATCAAAAGCTGTGCTTATGCAACCTCAGGAAGGGATGTGGTTAGAGCTGGTCATGGAAGGCATTAACAAAACCCTCTTCTGACGTTGCCTCCTGTTTCTGATGGCCAGTACTCTGCAGCTAAGAGAGAGGTCCCTTCGTGCCCATGGATCTGTTTTTAAGTCATTTGTTTTACTAAATGTGGAACAGATCACAGTTGAATTGATCTTCTCCTTGGCCCCAAACTTCTGGAACAGTTCCATAACTAGCATATGGAGTGATATTCCTGTAACTTCCATGTGAATTTCTTCATTTCCCTCCTTACCCTGAGAATTGTTTTCTGTCTGGGCAAAGGTTTTCAGCaaagtgctgacagcaaagcCTGTCTTTTCCTCTTGTTAACGGAAATGCACACAGATCTGTGACTGCAAGTCAAACTGCAAAGCTTTTCTGATATTGCCTCCTAATTTACTGGcttgaatttactttttatttcaattccATCTGTCAGCAGATGAAAGTTCTGTCACAACCATGCAGGCCATGCTGGTCCCACACAGACAGCAGAAACAACGACTCTCTGAAGACATGCTACAGCAGGTACAGCCTTAATAGGCTTGGATTTACCACAGGGCGGCTTGGGGAAGCGGGATTACACCAAGCGAAGGTGTAACCTCCCCATGAGATGGGAGGTTGAGATGGGAGAGCCAAGTATCAAATCCTCTCTGCCTCCAGTCTCAAGTAAATGCTCTGTGGGACGCAGAATCGTAGCTGAGAAAAATCTTtgaagggagaggaaggataGGCAACCAAGTCCCTAAGCCAAGGAATgttggagggagggggaaggtgaTTCTGGTCCCCCACAGAGGATCAGAGGAGGAAAATTGGATGGCTAGAGGTGTCCAGCCAGGGTAAGCATCTCTTTGCACcaccagcagagaaagctgtgcATCCGCCAGAGagagggtgcaggcaggcacagACTGCGGCTGCCCAGGGGGCTGACCCTTCAGGTAGCAACCTGGGGCTCAGATGTACGGGCTGCCAGGTTCCACGTTACCacctgcctcttccccagccccgtccccgtgtgctgaaagcttttctctctcctcagaTCAAAGGCTCACACCTGGGGCTACCCTGGAGGGCGCAGGACCTCTTCAGAACTGAGCAGAAAGATGAGTTCACGCCCAAGTCCAGAGGCCGAGCAGAAATCCAAAAGGCAAACTCCCAAGTGAGCTGCGTCCCCCTGGGGACCCTGAAAGGATACTGTCCCCAGAGGAAGGTGCTCCTCACAGCATGATGTTCTCCTCCTTTGCTGACCGCCCAGAACTTGCTGCACTGTGGACTGCCTACATGTCGTTTTACCTGTTAGCCGTCCTGGTGCCCTGTTCTTGGCCCATCTGTGTTATTACAGGGAACATTTATTTCACAAGTTGAATGAGGACACAAGGAGGTGTTGTGACAGCAAGAATAAACACTGGGGGATTAGCCCAAAGACATGGGTGACACATCTCTCTGGATTGCAAGCCCCACCGAGTGCCTCTAGGCAGGcactgggggcaggaggaagcaggTGGGGTAGGGGGAAGCTCAAAGAACAGAAGCAAAGTGCGAGGCACTGTCAGGACTGTGTGTGGGCTGGAATATTCCCTTATTTTGTGTTTGGATTTTGGTGTCAAGGCCTGAAAGCAAAGGTCAGTGAACAGCAGGGCAGAGAGGTAGCCCTCCCCAGCTTATGATGAGTGGGCTGTTTTCCTAGAGGCGAGCCGTGTATTTTTGTTGAGTTGATAACTCACGTGGGTTTCCTGAATGCTGAGCTTGCACTAACTCTGTTTGGGATATAGGTATTTTAAAGAGGGATCAGCGTGGGCCGGTCAGCCCCCTCCCTTGGGAGGTCGAGTGAGCAGGGTCAGCTGCTGCCTTGTCACAGCTGCCACTCCACAAGCTCTTCTCTGCCTTCTGATGCAGACGGGCTTGATTCACATGTGCTGTGAGCCAGCACCAAAGCATTTGAGCACGGGCTACTAAACCGTTTCCAATTGCTGCAGTCTGTGTGTGAGCAGTGGCTGGGCCCACGATCCCCCTGTGCTTTCCTCTTGGGATTTGACTCTACATCCCTCGGGAAAGGGACGGTCTTTGCTCCACGCGTGCTTCAAAGAAACTGCGTACTCAAGTCTTGCAAATCCACACAGGCACCTCACATCGGTATCTTACGCCGGTACGTTGCAAACACCTCGATTCAAACACCTAGATTGCATCATTTGGCGTAGTAACAGGGACTTGCATCTGCTACCAGTCTGCCCCATTACTTTTATGTGACCCTGAGGTGACATTGCCACCTGTGCTACCGCAGAAACAGCCATGGTTCACTGGGGATAAATGGTGAACATCGCCCTTTTGGCGGAAccagctggctggggagctgctgctgaggtGACCCTGTGGTTATTCactttttcctgtggattttGATGCACCTTCAGACACAGAAAGT
Encoded here:
- the SAXO5 gene encoding LOW QUALITY PROTEIN: stabilizer of axonemal microtubules 5 (The sequence of the model RefSeq protein was modified relative to this genomic sequence to represent the inferred CDS: deleted 1 base in 1 codon) encodes the protein MATRPGGCRSPAAPPASSAMAGSAVPAIPAPLTGIPFLKASHVQLGAERWAPGSARQPFSHTQFPPFWGVCRPAPAPPPRSGRVLSPAGGDGGESCSETRLAFPERPLQPVAPAVPPESRIRMHADPRICVLASVTRESFPCPHTPLQRPPLPTAEKWKDNIPCGDREKIRLPPSIYTFSYPAREIQRAARPWHSHGGCVPTIKGDGQSYYNTSYQAQFKGEWSPPAKPSEKHMSPIKFGDPRSSGSTSEQKHAYSAPDKRTHRVYDKECAASQIHRTNLQLGDGCTRFSTLMSELFPVHNLEPVTTARPNKYASSIPRGDEDPERNQALARTTTTQLSYPETDRWNLAPKPDLLLQKHRSNVCLGDERSGSRFFSTTQQADYQPPCQSQRVTADSKSHRESHIPFNYHTDESSVTTMQAMLVPHRQQKQRLSEDMLQQIKGSHLGLPWRAQDLFRTEQKDEFTPKSRGRAEIQKANSQVSCVPLGTLKGYCPQRKVLLTA